A stretch of DNA from Pseudomonadota bacterium:
GAATCCCGCGATTCAAGCCCAGGCCACCGACCGCGCCTATCGCATCGGGCAGACCCGGCCGGTCTTCGCTTACAACCTCGTTGTGGCGGGGAGCGTCGAAGAGCGCATCATGCGATGGACCGAACCAAAACCGAGTGAGCGAGATGGGGGAAGATCGAGAGTTCAGAGGCATCAGGAAGGGCTGACTTCTTCCTTGCGCGTCAGACAATGACAAGTGCTGAAATACCAACAAGGAAGGTGCGCAGACAAAGGGGATTGGGGTCAATCTGCTTCTTGGGGGTCATC
This window harbors:
- a CDS encoding DEAD/DEAH box helicase, whose product is NPAIQAQATDRAYRIGQTRPVFAYNLVVAGSVEERIMRWTEPKPSERDGGRSRVQRHQEGLTSSLRVRQ